TAAGAAAAAAAGGCTATCAGTTAAAACTGCTTAAAACAATCTCTTGTGAACATTATTGGAAAGAAACATTAGGGGGATATTTAAAACAACAATATGATGTAGCATATGCGCGTTTACAGCTTCTTAATAAATATCCGCAAAAAAAAACAGGCGACGATGTAGCAAATTGGTTTATGTTCATGCAAGTGCCTTTAACAGGATTATTTTATGCATTTTTAGGCTTAGGGCTGCTTTTCTATCTAACATTTGGAGCAACTACTTCAAGCATACTTATGAAAATCAGCCTTATTCCTCTTGCATTTCTCATGTTATTAGAAATACCTCAAACATTAAGAATCCTTATTAAGCGTGAAGACGTATCATTTATACTATTTCCTCTATTTATTCTTCTTAGAAACACTGCGTGGTGTTACGCAGCAGCAAGGTATGTGATGAAGCTAGTATTTTAGGTACGTAATAAGTCTGGGGTTTTAGCGCCTACTTTTGTGAAGCTTTTCTATCTTTACGTTGAGGATTTTTCGGAGTTCCAGAGAGAAAAATCCAATATTTAAATCACTTTGGAGCTGAACCGGCGCTAAAACCATAGAAGACTTATTACGTACTAATTTGTGGACAATACTTTATTCATGATACCTCCCTTATATCATCGAAGAATATGACCTTATCCATGTAATTATTTAATATTATTAATGGCTATAAAGTTGATTTTATCAATTTTAAACGCTTATAACCTAAATCTAAATATTTAAATAACTATGCTGTTTTATGCCTTAAAACAAAGGTGATCAATATGGTTAAAAAGGTTATATTTGCCGTTGCTCCTAATATTGAGGGGAGGCGTCCTGAACGCTCATTTGGCTGTTCATTTACTAACTATCCTATGCCAAATCTGGGGTTATTAACGGTAGCTGCTCTTCTGGATAAAGAAGGACATAATGTTGAAATTATTGACGATCCTAATTATACCTGGAGTGAATTCTATGAAAAGCTCTTTGAGCAAAAAGCAGATTATTATATTTTTCACACGCCTATTTTAGCAACAAATATTGATTTAGGAATTGCCAAAAAATTATTAGAGCAGATTCCTTCAGCAGGTATCATTTTTTTTGGTCCGCACCCAACTTATACGCCAGAAAAATTCCTTTTTGATGAGCGTGTTGTTATTGCGCGAGGCGAAGCAGATTATATTATTCGCGATCTTGTTGCAGGTAGACCAATCGAAGAAGTCAAAGGAATAAGTTATCTTAAGGAAGGCAAACTGCTTGAAAACGAAACAGCAGGTATCATCAAAGACATAGATCAGCTGCCAATTCCTGCTCGGTGGTTGGATAAGCATGGATATGCAAACCCTAAAATGAGTGGTAAAAAATATACTAATATTTTAACAACGCGTGGTTGCGCATATCAATGCTATTATTGTGTTCCTAATTCAGTAAGCTGGGCAAGGGAATTAGAATGGAAGCGGTTTAACAAAGGCAAGCCTCCAGTAACAAAACGCTCTCCTGAAGCAGTGCTTGAAGAAGTAAAGCAATTAGTTGCTCAAGGATATCAAGAATTTTCATTTATTGATGATCAGTTTGTCTGGGAAAAAGAAAGAACATTGAAAATGCTCAATGGCTTAAAACAACTTAACATCAAATATGGTGTTCTTGCAAGAGCTGATCGCTTATGTGATGAAGATATTGTAAAAGCAATGGCTGAAAGTGGTTGTCAATATATTGACATAGGTGTTGAAAGTTTTGATCAAGAAGTGCTTAATTATATTAAAAAAGGGATGCGCGTAGAATCTATCTACAAAGCAATAGAGTTATTGAATAAATATAACATTACGCCCAAAGTCAATATTATGTTTGGAACTTCCCCTAATGAAACTAAGGAATCAATCATAGCAACGATAAAAAAGACCAAAGCATTGCCGATTGATTACTGTATGTTTTCGATTGCAACGCCTTTTCCAGGAACGGAATTTGAAAAGCATTGTGAAGAAAAAGGTTGGCTTACAGAAAATGCAAAAGACGAGCGCATTTACGAAAATCTTAATCCAGCAAAGCGTTCATTGATCAAGCATCAATATTTAACACCGGAAGATTTAGAAAGGTTAACAAAACAAGCAAACCGCGAATTTTATTTAAGGCCAAGTGTTATTGTCAAGCAGATCAGAAAAACTAAAACAATTAAAGGCTTCAAAGAAGGAGCAAAAACCTTACTTAAACTAATCAAATAAACATAGAGATTGTATATAATCAGTAGTATTACTCGTAG
This genomic interval from Candidatus Woesearchaeota archaeon contains the following:
- a CDS encoding radical SAM protein; translated protein: MVKKVIFAVAPNIEGRRPERSFGCSFTNYPMPNLGLLTVAALLDKEGHNVEIIDDPNYTWSEFYEKLFEQKADYYIFHTPILATNIDLGIAKKLLEQIPSAGIIFFGPHPTYTPEKFLFDERVVIARGEADYIIRDLVAGRPIEEVKGISYLKEGKLLENETAGIIKDIDQLPIPARWLDKHGYANPKMSGKKYTNILTTRGCAYQCYYCVPNSVSWARELEWKRFNKGKPPVTKRSPEAVLEEVKQLVAQGYQEFSFIDDQFVWEKERTLKMLNGLKQLNIKYGVLARADRLCDEDIVKAMAESGCQYIDIGVESFDQEVLNYIKKGMRVESIYKAIELLNKYNITPKVNIMFGTSPNETKESIIATIKKTKALPIDYCMFSIATPFPGTEFEKHCEEKGWLTENAKDERIYENLNPAKRSLIKHQYLTPEDLERLTKQANREFYLRPSVIVKQIRKTKTIKGFKEGAKTLLKLIK